One Candidatus Desulfatibia profunda genomic region harbors:
- the lon gene encoding endopeptidase La: MRIFKKGPEKGTPSEIEELKEVVLGLKMPEPVQKVALKEIERLMKTSPASAEYTIGINYLDYLVSLPWNRMTEDNLDIERAESILNQEHYGLTKIKDRILDHLAVRILKMSRKHRILVVDDEEMTRRNLEHVFQKDGYHVDTAASGVEALNLLEKSAYDVIVTDLKMEKVDGMDVLGQAKAKDPNTEVIIITGYATVTTAIEAMKKGSYHFLAKPLKLAEIRSTIKTALFKKMVRLEPKGPVLCFAGPPGTGKTSLGMSIARSLERKFIRISLAGMKDEAEIRGHRKSYVGALPGRIIQEIRRAESKNPVMMLDEIDKIGQDFKGDPASALLEVLDPEQNANFVDHYLDVPFDLSKVMFITTANTVDLIPGPLLDRLEVIYLSGYTEEEKVQIAARYLVSKEIEEAGLVEDPAVFTTEAIHKIIREYTREAGLRNLQRQIASICRKTARKALKSGRQNISSPITPETVEQLLGPGKYHLEVVDDKGRIGVATGLAWTAAGGEIIFIEAVKMKGKSRLTLTGSLGDVMKESAQAALSYIRSHTELLNIPESMFDEYDIHIHVPAGSIPKDGPSAGLTIAVALISLLTGRPCKRETALTGEMTLSGRLLPVGGVKEKVLAAHRAGVKSVVFPAKNEADIKDIPDDIKKDLKIITTDELAEIVDLVLE; encoded by the coding sequence ATGCGCATATTCAAAAAAGGCCCGGAAAAAGGGACACCTTCGGAGATAGAAGAATTAAAGGAGGTGGTGCTTGGCCTTAAAATGCCGGAGCCGGTTCAAAAAGTCGCGCTGAAAGAAATCGAGAGGCTGATGAAAACCAGTCCCGCCAGTGCTGAATATACCATCGGCATTAATTATCTCGATTATCTGGTGAGCCTCCCATGGAACAGGATGACCGAAGACAATCTTGATATTGAACGGGCCGAGTCGATTCTGAATCAGGAGCACTACGGCCTGACCAAAATCAAGGATCGAATCCTGGATCATCTGGCGGTCAGAATATTGAAGATGTCCCGGAAACACAGGATCCTGGTGGTGGATGATGAAGAAATGACCCGCAGGAATCTTGAGCACGTTTTTCAAAAGGACGGTTATCATGTCGATACGGCGGCCAGCGGGGTCGAAGCCCTGAATCTATTGGAAAAAAGTGCCTATGACGTCATCGTGACGGATCTTAAGATGGAAAAGGTGGACGGCATGGACGTCCTGGGGCAGGCCAAGGCCAAAGACCCCAACACCGAGGTGATTATCATCACGGGGTATGCCACTGTTACAACGGCCATTGAAGCCATGAAAAAGGGATCTTACCACTTTCTGGCCAAGCCGTTGAAGCTGGCTGAAATCAGATCAACCATCAAGACCGCCTTATTCAAAAAAATGGTTCGGCTGGAACCCAAGGGCCCTGTGCTGTGCTTTGCAGGTCCGCCCGGTACCGGCAAAACTTCTCTGGGGATGTCCATCGCCCGGAGCCTGGAGCGAAAATTCATACGCATTTCCCTGGCCGGGATGAAAGACGAAGCCGAAATCAGAGGACATCGCAAAAGCTATGTCGGCGCGCTGCCCGGTAGAATTATCCAGGAAATTCGCCGGGCGGAATCGAAAAATCCGGTCATGATGCTGGATGAAATTGATAAAATCGGGCAGGATTTTAAAGGGGACCCGGCTTCGGCCTTGCTGGAGGTTCTCGACCCCGAGCAGAATGCCAACTTCGTTGACCACTATCTGGATGTTCCCTTTGATCTTTCCAAAGTCATGTTCATCACCACGGCCAACACCGTTGATCTCATCCCCGGTCCGCTTCTCGATCGACTGGAGGTTATTTACCTTTCAGGATATACAGAGGAAGAAAAGGTGCAAATAGCAGCAAGATATTTGGTATCCAAAGAGATAGAGGAAGCAGGGCTCGTTGAAGATCCGGCCGTTTTTACAACCGAAGCCATTCACAAGATCATCAGGGAATACACCCGCGAAGCCGGTCTCAGGAATCTCCAGAGGCAAATCGCTTCGATCTGCCGTAAAACCGCCCGCAAAGCGCTGAAAAGCGGCCGCCAAAATATATCAAGCCCGATAACGCCGGAGACGGTGGAGCAACTCCTGGGTCCCGGAAAATATCATCTGGAAGTTGTCGACGACAAAGGAAGAATCGGTGTGGCCACCGGTTTGGCATGGACGGCCGCCGGCGGAGAAATCATCTTCATCGAAGCTGTAAAAATGAAAGGTAAAAGCCGTCTGACCTTAACGGGTTCCTTGGGTGACGTGATGAAAGAATCCGCCCAGGCGGCCTTAAGTTATATTCGCAGCCATACCGAACTGCTCAATATCCCTGAAAGTATGTTCGATGAATATGACATTCATATTCACGTTCCGGCCGGTTCCATTCCCAAGGATGGACCTTCGGCGGGATTGACCATTGCCGTTGCCTTGATTTCGCTGTTGACCGGACGGCCGTGCAAAAGAGAAACGGCCTTGACAGGAGAAATGACCTTAAGCGGCAGGTTGCTTCCGGTGGGCGGCGTGAAAGAAAAGGTTCTGGCGGCCCACCGGGCCGGGGTAAAATCTGTGGTTTTTCCGGCCAAAAACGAGGCGGACATTAAAGATATCCCCGATGATATTAAAAAGGATTTAAAGATTATTACCACCGATGAATTGGCGGAGATCGTTGATTTGGTGCTAGAATAA
- a CDS encoding citrate synthase, translating to MTEYAKLIFEGKTYEFPVVVGTEGEKAIDISQLRQQTGLITLDPGYANTGSCESAITFMDGEKGILRYRGIPIEQLAEHSSFIETAFLLINGRLPTREELNRVSVLFNDHSLVHEDMQMFYHNFPRASHPMGILSSMVNALRSFYPELQTIEEEINITEIRLLSKVRTMAAMSYKISRGHKVVYPRPDLKYCANFLNMMFDTPVKPYQINDTLVKALEVFWILHADHEQNCSTSTVRLVGSGRVNLYAAISAGISALWGPLHGGANQAVIEMLTEIHKDGGNYRQAIEKAKDKNDPFRLMGFGHRVYKSYDPRARIMKKMCDAVLEGLHITDPLLDIAKELEEAALTDDYFIEKNLYPNVDFYSGIVLRAMGIPTNMFTVMFAIGRLPGWIAQWKESMDDPKWKLGRPRQIYIGPAKMDYVPIDERKIDSSKRIAGIEPPKYSMTL from the coding sequence ATGACCGAATATGCAAAGCTTATATTCGAAGGCAAGACTTACGAGTTTCCCGTGGTTGTCGGTACCGAAGGTGAAAAGGCCATCGACATCTCGCAGCTTCGCCAGCAGACAGGCCTGATTACACTCGATCCGGGTTATGCCAATACCGGCAGTTGTGAAAGTGCCATTACTTTCATGGACGGTGAAAAGGGAATATTGCGGTACCGCGGCATTCCGATTGAGCAGTTGGCCGAACATTCCAGTTTTATCGAGACGGCCTTTCTGTTGATCAACGGCCGGCTGCCCACCAGGGAGGAACTGAATCGAGTGTCGGTTCTGTTCAATGACCACAGCCTGGTGCACGAGGACATGCAGATGTTTTATCATAATTTTCCCCGGGCCTCTCATCCCATGGGCATCCTTTCATCCATGGTAAACGCCCTAAGAAGTTTTTATCCTGAACTGCAGACCATTGAGGAAGAAATCAATATCACTGAAATCCGGCTGCTGTCCAAGGTTCGCACCATGGCTGCCATGTCCTACAAGATATCGAGGGGTCACAAGGTCGTGTATCCCCGTCCTGACTTAAAGTATTGTGCCAATTTTCTAAACATGATGTTCGACACACCGGTAAAGCCGTATCAGATCAATGATACTCTGGTGAAAGCCTTGGAAGTCTTTTGGATTTTGCATGCCGACCATGAACAGAACTGTTCGACGTCCACCGTAAGGCTGGTGGGCAGCGGCAGGGTCAATCTTTACGCTGCGATTTCAGCCGGGATTTCGGCCCTGTGGGGGCCCCTGCACGGCGGCGCCAATCAAGCCGTGATTGAAATGCTGACCGAAATTCACAAAGACGGCGGCAATTATCGTCAGGCTATTGAAAAAGCCAAGGACAAAAACGACCCCTTCAGGCTCATGGGCTTCGGGCATCGGGTTTACAAGTCCTATGATCCTCGTGCCAGAATCATGAAAAAAATGTGTGATGCCGTCCTGGAAGGCCTCCACATTACCGATCCCTTGCTCGACATAGCCAAGGAACTGGAAGAAGCGGCCTTGACGGATGATTATTTTATCGAAAAAAATCTCTATCCCAATGTTGACTTTTACAGCGGTATTGTGTTGCGGGCCATGGGGATTCCCACCAACATGTTTACGGTGATGTTTGCCATCGGCCGGCTTCCCGGATGGATTGCGCAGTGGAAAGAGAGTATGGACGATCCCAAATGGAAGCTCGGACGGCCCCGCCAGATCTATATCGGACCTGCTAAAATGGATTATGTTCCGATCGATGAACGCAAAATCGACAGTTCCAAAAGAATTGCCGGCATTGAACCGCCAAAGTATTCCATGACCCTTTAA
- a CDS encoding sensor domain-containing diguanylate cyclase, with the protein MYMDGMNLNYKALMDNLFDGVYFVDKTGTIRYWNRAAENITGFAADEVLGKRCSDNVPVHFDSDGHNLSKGLCPLEKSITDGAALETELYLCHKNGRRIPVAIRITPVRDSEGSIIGALELFSDISSKSATLLRIKELEKLSLTDPLTRLANRRFVESELSNRLQELARFKWPFGVLFMDIDHFKHFNDTYGHDVGDSILKTLANTVVGNTRPFDLFGRWGGEEFIGIMRNVDQKGLQYIGNRLRLLVEAACVVVEEKKMNVTVSLGGTMAKPDDTVEGLIKRADRLMFQSKKAGRNCLTVSD; encoded by the coding sequence ATGTATATGGATGGAATGAATTTAAATTATAAGGCCTTGATGGATAATCTTTTTGACGGTGTCTATTTCGTCGATAAGACCGGAACGATCCGATACTGGAATAGAGCGGCTGAAAATATAACCGGTTTTGCGGCCGATGAAGTCTTGGGCAAACGCTGCTCAGATAATGTTCCGGTCCATTTTGACAGTGACGGGCACAATCTCAGTAAGGGCTTGTGCCCCCTTGAAAAATCCATCACAGACGGTGCCGCCCTGGAAACGGAACTTTATCTTTGCCATAAAAACGGGCGTAGAATCCCGGTGGCTATCCGTATTACGCCGGTCAGGGATTCTGAAGGATCGATCATCGGTGCTTTGGAATTATTCAGTGACATCAGTTCAAAATCAGCAACCCTTTTAAGAATCAAAGAGCTTGAAAAGCTCTCATTGACGGATCCACTGACACGGCTGGCCAACAGAAGATTTGTTGAATCGGAACTGAGCAACCGTCTTCAGGAACTGGCTCGTTTTAAATGGCCGTTCGGTGTTCTTTTTATGGATATCGACCATTTTAAACATTTTAACGACACTTACGGACATGACGTCGGCGATTCGATTTTAAAAACATTGGCGAATACGGTGGTCGGTAATACCCGGCCGTTTGATCTTTTCGGACGCTGGGGCGGCGAAGAGTTTATCGGCATCATGCGGAATGTAGATCAAAAGGGTCTGCAATATATTGGAAACAGGCTGCGGTTGCTTGTGGAAGCAGCTTGCGTCGTCGTAGAAGAAAAGAAGATGAATGTCACGGTTTCTTTGGGGGGAACCATGGCCAAACCGGATGATACCGTTGAAGGACTTATCAAGCGGGCCGACCGGCTGATGTTTCAAAGTAAAAAGGCCGGGAGAAACTGTTTGACGGTTTCCGATTAG